A window of the Virgibacillus pantothenticus genome harbors these coding sequences:
- a CDS encoding TetR/AcrR family transcriptional regulator, whose translation MSARKAVAKELTRDMILQAANNLFVEKGYQHVSMRQIATKLNYSHGSLYYHFKNKAELFFALVEKHFQLLDERMCAIQDKDIPDEEKLRQLMQDYIAFGLTHQSHYEIMFLIRDDEVRTFMQEAPMKAYQRFAHFVANWSEETLSVQVIWSMFLSLHGFVTHYLRHVNEYADVEQMAKRHVDLLLQWTKTGQNNG comes from the coding sequence ATGTCTGCTAGAAAAGCAGTTGCTAAAGAGCTGACACGTGATATGATTTTGCAAGCGGCAAATAATTTATTTGTTGAAAAAGGGTATCAGCATGTGAGCATGAGACAAATTGCAACTAAACTAAACTATAGTCATGGATCGCTATATTACCATTTTAAAAACAAAGCAGAGCTGTTTTTTGCATTAGTCGAAAAGCATTTTCAATTGCTTGATGAGAGAATGTGTGCCATTCAGGATAAAGATATTCCCGATGAGGAAAAACTGCGACAGCTAATGCAGGATTATATTGCATTTGGGCTGACACACCAAAGTCATTATGAAATTATGTTCCTAATAAGGGATGATGAGGTGCGCACTTTTATGCAAGAAGCTCCAATGAAAGCTTATCAAAGATTTGCTCATTTCGTTGCTAATTGGAGTGAAGAAACGCTCTCTGTTCAAGTGATTTGGTCTATGTTTCTATCTTTACATGGTTTTGTAACCCATTATTTAAGGCATGTAAATGAATACGCCGATGTTGAACAGATGGCTAAACGTCATGTCGATTTACTCTTGCAATGGACAAAGACAGGCCAAAATAATGGCTAG
- a CDS encoding FtsX-like permease family protein — protein MKTLRGISFQLFRANRLIILTSIISITIATILVVTMVLYSLNAKESMEQSFRTLYGDADLSVGYDTGETKFLNQSLIQEIESQNGIEDAAEVAISHLTIDQKGLELYTLGVTNNDLTKSRFKFNEDLDESSVILNEGLAATFDYNVGDNLSIEGKSYRVIEIIEDIKGTSNVPDLLIMHQDNVKPFLRNGEEATYVMIKGEENQASLDMADSIKQIDPDFRIDVFEEDPLVSSNIKTLNVFIVILSALILTVTSLLVISNFDIILYKLKNQMAILRSIGATTKQVSRIIFFQSFVINTIGVGLGTIFAILGVQQIFHFAEEALNLPPTTEKINMILVILIALICFIVFQLFMLIPAYRSTKILPLKLIQENERQGFILEKSRTRLIKVLSIIAGIFALIGYVLSHKNEFFILFVLIGISLFLICLIFLLPNIITLCIKLLLPIIDKIFGKESFIAINNLLPQVRKNTLAIISISTLLVIAIFGTTILNTIQKNSETFLLDQYETPIVIENRLIESSTLDPIEVSTDIEKISSVEGTYFYNGLDMMYYLDGNKEIRMDVAVTNSDIVTNIPKDSLVISEKFAKQNGFKKDDSLSIGVDSEDLSAIQPLGEYKIASISNQLDDDTDIIISWDHSLNRYRTFSHLYVETQDEATTLEELNQLSSKYPELKINAFSVAQKESLNMFLQRWAIFIIVLTILVVLTILVVSTLIGVFHSLINSMLSKRKEYAVLRSMGVTPLGIKKIILTQILIYVMIGLILGIIIGSILSLLIVLIDPTPVVFNYKIIGSLSIIILLISIVVFTTVGSWLTKKPVMNEMNFDGK, from the coding sequence ATGAAAACGTTAAGAGGAATTTCATTTCAATTATTTCGTGCAAATCGTCTCATTATCTTAACTTCCATCATTAGTATTACGATCGCTACGATATTAGTAGTGACCATGGTTCTATATTCATTGAATGCGAAGGAATCCATGGAACAATCATTTAGGACTTTGTATGGTGACGCTGATTTATCCGTTGGGTATGATACAGGAGAAACTAAATTTTTAAATCAAAGTTTAATCCAGGAAATTGAATCTCAAAACGGGATTGAAGATGCTGCCGAAGTAGCTATATCTCATCTGACAATTGATCAAAAAGGCTTAGAATTATATACGCTAGGTGTAACAAATAATGATTTAACAAAAAGTAGATTCAAATTTAACGAAGATTTAGATGAATCATCCGTCATATTAAATGAAGGATTAGCTGCTACATTCGATTACAACGTTGGTGATAATCTAAGTATAGAAGGTAAAAGTTATCGAGTTATTGAAATTATCGAAGACATCAAAGGTACTTCTAACGTTCCAGATCTATTAATTATGCATCAGGATAATGTGAAGCCTTTTTTACGAAATGGGGAAGAAGCGACATATGTAATGATCAAGGGCGAGGAAAACCAAGCTTCTTTAGATATGGCGGACAGCATCAAACAGATCGATCCTGATTTTCGTATTGATGTTTTTGAAGAAGATCCTCTGGTTAGTTCGAACATCAAGACACTAAATGTTTTCATTGTCATATTATCAGCCTTAATTCTTACGGTAACTTCATTATTAGTCATATCAAATTTTGATATCATTCTATACAAACTTAAAAATCAAATGGCTATTTTGCGTTCGATTGGTGCTACTACAAAACAAGTTAGCAGGATCATCTTTTTTCAAAGCTTCGTTATTAATACAATAGGTGTAGGTCTAGGAACAATTTTTGCTATATTAGGGGTTCAACAGATATTTCATTTCGCAGAAGAGGCACTAAATTTACCTCCTACTACCGAAAAGATTAATATGATTTTAGTCATTCTAATTGCTCTCATTTGTTTCATCGTTTTTCAATTGTTTATGTTGATTCCAGCATACCGTAGCACAAAAATCTTGCCGTTAAAATTAATACAGGAAAATGAAAGACAAGGTTTTATCCTAGAGAAAAGTAGGACACGTCTTATCAAAGTTTTGTCCATCATAGCTGGAATATTCGCTCTTATCGGTTATGTTTTATCCCATAAAAATGAATTTTTTATTTTGTTCGTTTTAATTGGGATATCATTGTTTTTAATATGTCTCATCTTCTTGTTACCTAACATCATTACGTTATGCATAAAATTGTTGCTACCCATCATTGATAAGATATTTGGTAAAGAGTCTTTTATTGCGATAAATAATTTACTTCCACAAGTTAGGAAGAATACGCTAGCTATTATATCCATAAGCACATTACTTGTTATTGCAATATTTGGTACAACCATATTAAATACAATACAAAAAAATAGTGAAACATTCTTATTGGATCAATATGAAACACCAATTGTGATAGAAAATCGTCTGATAGAATCTTCTACGCTGGATCCGATAGAGGTTAGCACCGATATTGAAAAAATATCAAGTGTGGAAGGCACTTATTTTTATAATGGTTTAGATATGATGTACTATTTGGATGGTAATAAAGAAATAAGAATGGATGTTGCAGTAACAAATAGCGATATCGTAACAAACATTCCGAAAGATTCGCTGGTGATATCTGAAAAGTTCGCAAAACAGAACGGCTTTAAGAAAGATGATAGCCTTTCTATAGGTGTTGATTCAGAAGATTTATCAGCAATCCAACCCTTGGGTGAATATAAAATAGCAAGTATTAGTAATCAACTAGATGATGACACGGATATCATCATTAGTTGGGATCATTCTTTAAATCGTTATCGTACGTTTTCGCATTTATATGTAGAAACTCAGGATGAAGCGACTACATTAGAAGAACTTAACCAATTAAGCTCAAAATACCCTGAACTAAAAATAAATGCTTTCAGCGTAGCTCAAAAGGAATCATTAAATATGTTTCTTCAACGATGGGCAATATTTATCATCGTTTTAACGATTCTAGTCGTTTTAACGATTCTAGTCGTTTCAACATTAATTGGTGTTTTCCATTCGTTAATCAATTCCATGTTGTCTAAGAGAAAAGAATATGCTGTCCTCAGGTCAATGGGAGTCACCCCTTTAGGTATTAAGAAAATCATACTCACGCAAATATTAATATATGTGATGATCGGGTTGATTCTAGGGATCATTATTGGTTCGATCCTTTCATTACTAATTGTATTAATTGATCCTACGCCGGTAGTTTTTAATTATAAAATCATTGGAAGTCTTTCTATCATCATTTTGCTCATTAGTATCGTCGTGTTCACAACGGTAGGATCCTGGTTGACAAAAAAACCTGTAATGAACGAAATGAATTTCGATGGAAAATAA
- a CDS encoding ABC transporter ATP-binding protein, protein MSEVILEVKNLTKEYKGQGFEVKALKNISFKINKGEFVVIMGTSGSGKSTLLNILSALDAPSSGTIKLNGELQEKLFKEPNASFYRQKNIGFVFQAYNLLKDLTVEDNIVIPLILQNMNREMIDERLEEILNVLGLTKWRKHRPTQLSGGQQQRVAIGRAIISQPPIILADEPTGNLDFNTSNEVLESLYEMKNRFNQTVLLVTHDPTVANYGDRVLFFHDGEIVGEYECRSENDLESILNIFKKITERSKIQ, encoded by the coding sequence ATGAGTGAGGTAATCCTTGAAGTAAAGAACTTAACAAAAGAATACAAAGGGCAAGGGTTTGAAGTGAAAGCATTAAAAAACATATCCTTTAAAATAAATAAGGGCGAGTTTGTTGTTATTATGGGGACAAGTGGATCAGGTAAAAGCACGTTATTAAATATCCTGAGTGCGCTTGATGCTCCATCTTCTGGAACGATTAAGTTAAATGGAGAGTTACAAGAAAAGTTATTTAAAGAACCGAATGCTTCATTTTACCGTCAAAAAAATATTGGCTTTGTCTTCCAAGCTTACAATCTATTAAAAGATTTAACAGTTGAAGATAATATCGTAATACCATTAATCTTACAAAATATGAATAGGGAGATGATTGATGAACGTTTAGAAGAAATTCTAAATGTACTCGGATTAACAAAATGGCGGAAACATCGTCCAACGCAATTGTCAGGTGGCCAACAACAACGTGTAGCAATCGGACGTGCTATTATTTCGCAGCCCCCGATTATATTAGCTGATGAACCAACTGGGAACTTAGACTTTAATACTTCAAATGAAGTGCTAGAGTCCCTTTATGAAATGAAAAATCGATTTAATCAAACTGTTTTACTTGTCACGCATGATCCGACTGTAGCTAATTATGGTGATCGAGTTCTTTTCTTCCACGATGGTGAAATAGTAGGGGAGTATGAATGCAGAAGTGAGAATGATTTAGAAAGTATTTTAAATATCTTTAAAAAAATTACGGAAAGAAGTAAAATACAATGA
- a CDS encoding ATP-binding protein: MKQVIDTYCESLKLSTIQSEWRTLTKEASKDNTPYHAFLEKLLEMENQARIERSRQTLLKLARLPFRKTLDTFMTLSIFF, from the coding sequence ATGAAACAGGTGATTGATACATACTGTGAATCACTCAAATTATCCACCATCCAGTCAGAATGGCGTACCCTCACGAAAGAAGCCTCTAAAGATAATACACCATATCATGCCTTCCTGGAGAAACTGTTGGAAATGGAAAATCAAGCGAGAATAGAACGAAGCAGACAAACCCTACTTAAGCTGGCCCGTCTACCTTTTAGGAAAACATTGGATACGTTTATGACTTTGAGCATATTTTTCTGA
- a CDS encoding N-acetyltransferase, which translates to MQSTAFIENEKNKQELQEELDALEIQVFRMQENVKEIAKKAYIVSIDQTKEANWVIVYANRKANTIQLMLHECTKPFRGNWDSAIEAEYKSETTIHISDIKGEQNKGFGSVLMKHLKEIAHQENKHYITGDIVKRDFDHVERLKHFYTKHYFDISMDHNEQSGKIVWSPC; encoded by the coding sequence ATGCAAAGTACCGCTTTTATAGAAAACGAAAAAAATAAGCAGGAATTACAGGAAGAACTGGATGCACTGGAAATTCAAGTCTTTCGCATGCAGGAAAATGTGAAGGAAATTGCCAAAAAAGCATATATCGTTAGTATTGACCAAACAAAAGAAGCGAATTGGGTCATTGTTTATGCCAATCGAAAAGCAAATACGATTCAACTTATGCTTCACGAATGTACAAAACCATTTCGAGGGAATTGGGATTCTGCTATTGAAGCTGAATATAAATCAGAAACCACGATTCATATTTCCGATATTAAAGGCGAACAAAATAAAGGATTCGGTTCGGTCTTAATGAAACATTTAAAAGAGATTGCCCATCAAGAGAACAAACATTATATTACAGGCGATATTGTCAAACGCGATTTTGATCATGTGGAACGACTAAAACACTTTTATACGAAGCATTACTTTGATATAAGTATGGATCATAATGAGCAGAGTGGAAAAATTGTTTGGAGTCCGTGCTAA